One Pempheris klunzingeri isolate RE-2024b chromosome 22, fPemKlu1.hap1, whole genome shotgun sequence DNA segment encodes these proteins:
- the LOC139222176 gene encoding C1q-related factor-like has product MERVFLLLLLVTGSLCTGNYSYLGTGTSLAVCQPDTCALLSEVAATREKLAAMTQTQSTLEQNLSAMMQKMATVEANLQSYKSQADALWKKNQEQEGQLKTLTDTTSASVSKIAFTAALGNTVGPFEHDTPLKYQRILSNLGSGYNPATGIFTAMTRGMYYFSYTMYNNNSGQPNSVVSLMMNSQRVVSTWDTEGNDSHDSATNTAVVQLEAGDSVFVQLYANRVLYDDGYYYNTFSGFLLFTM; this is encoded by the coding sequence ATGGAGCGCGTGTTCCTCCTGCTGTTGTTGGTGACGGGCAGCCTGTGCACTGGGAATTACAGCTATCTGGGGACTGGGACCAGCCTGGCAGTCTGTCAACCTGACACCTGCGCCCTGCTCAGCGAGGTGGCGGCCACGAGGGAGAAGCTGGCAGCcatgacacagacacaaagcacaCTTGAGCAAAATCTCAGCGCCATGATGCAGAAAATGGCCACGGTCGAAGCCAACTTGCAGTCCTACAAAAGCCAGGCCGATGCGCTCTGGAAGAAAAACCAGGAGCAGGAGGGCCAGCTGAAGACCCTCACAGACACCACATCTGCAAGTGTATCAAAGATAGCTTTCACGGCTGCTTTGGGGAACACAGTTGGTCCGTTTGAACACGACACACCGCTGAAATACCAAAGAATCCTCTCCAACCTCGGCAGCGGCTACAACCCCGCCACGGGCATCTTCACCGCCATGACCCGGGGGATGTACTACTTCAGCTACACCATGTACAACAACAACTCAGGACAGCCCAACTCGGTGGTGTCACTGATGATGAACAGCCAGAGGGTGGTGTCTACCTGGGACACAGAGGGCAACGACAGCCACGACAGTGCGACCAACACGGCGGTGGTGCAGCTGGAGGCCGgagacagtgtgtttgtgcaactCTACGCAAACAGAGTGCTCTACGACGACGGCTATTACTACAACACCTTCAGTGGTTTCCTGCTCTTCACCATGTGA
- the ikbip gene encoding inhibitor of nuclear factor kappa-B kinase-interacting protein isoform X2 has product MPSEVKQRKKSPKQSDEVSAANGKDEAHKVKTEAGNNSGTNKTSSGLDIRSIMCLLSLAACGALSWVVLQQNERFSKIEEKYKILHGRTSSLFDMEEEVLKVSKKCESVQLMLEGLGGQRGTLQPHLEGLEQDVSRLKEWASGLTEKRAQLQTSLSALQDAVGQIQERTSAITKDLSNKVASVRTDVRRMDGLQSELESLLTQVGELEDKTSEVERSMIKRIGDVLSSSIDRVSNLRTASERNTKAIDQLRKRIPELATADEQISERMREVESGRARLIRTVTFASDLKPKVAAIKRDFGAFEPLLSDLTLRIGRLAEDLTEREQEIAELRQTLANLTAVEGDLDITTKQVSEIADISELGEMHRPT; this is encoded by the exons ATGCCTTCTGAGgtgaagcagaggaaaaagTCACCAAAGCAAAGTGATGAAGTGTCGGCTGCGAATGGCAAAGATGAAGCCCATAAAGTGAAGACAGAAGCTGGGAACAACTCGGGAACAAATAAAACGTCCTCGGGTTTGGATATTAGAAGTATTATGTGCTTGTTGTCGCTTGCAGCGTGCGGGGCTCTGAGCTG GgtggtgctgcagcagaacGAGAGGTTCTCCAAAATTGAAGAAAAGTACAAAATTTTACACGGAAGGACTTCGAGTCTGTTCGACATGGAGGAAGAAGTGCTGAAGGTTTCCAAAAAG TGTGAGAGCGTCCAGCTGATGCTGGAGGGTCTCGGGGGTCAGCGGGGGACTCTGCAGCCTCACCTGGAGGGTTTGGAGCAGGACGTGAGCCGGCTGAAGGAGTGGGCCTCTGGGCTGACTGAGAAACGAGCTCAGCTCCAGACCAGCCTGAGCGCACTGCAAGACGCTGTGGGGCAGATCCAAGAGCGCACCTCAGCCATCACAAAGGACCTTTCCAACAAG GTGGCGTCCGTGAGGACAGATGTGCGCAGAATGGATGGGCTGCAGTCTGAGCTGGAGTCCCTGCTGACTCAGGTGGGGGAGTTAGAGGACAAGACCAGTGAGGTGGAGCGCAGCATGATCAAACGCATCGGGGAcgtgctgagcagcagcatcgACCGAGTCTCGAATCTCCGCACTGCGTCAGAGCGCAACACCAAGGCCATAGATCAGCTCCGCAAACGCATCCCTGAGCTCGCCACCGCTGACGAACAGATCTCTGAGCGCATGAGGGAGGTCGAGAGCGGCAGAGCTCGCCTGATCAGAACGGTGACCTTCGCCTCTGACCTTAAACCAAAGGTTGCTGCTATCAAGAGGGACTTTGGGGCGTTCGAGCCTCTGCTGTCAGACCTGACGCTGCGGATAGGAAGACTGGCGGAGGATCTCACTGAAAGAGAGCAGGAGATCGCTGAGCTTAGACAGACACTGGCTAACCTCACTGCAGTAGAGGGAGATTTAGATATTACAACCAAACAGGTTAGTGAAATAGCTGATATCTCTGAACTTGGAGAGATGCACAGGCCAACATGA
- the ckap4 gene encoding cytoskeleton-associated protein 4, producing the protein MTAKNRHKSNSSEKSAASSQDDASKKSQKSAGNGTSGPGPQGPRSGGCLGLIATALFYLALIGAAGFAAFYLQQAMEEMRQTSARHEESARQSAELGSKMESVVQQVEALRSVVDGLESSVGITRVELEGAISRMKRGEVETRRVEDALQKLQNDLLRDLSEGINEVKEARERDFSSLERTVEERLAEVSQSITASVTEFTEAQGEAQSQLADLKARLGEMEDPVLIKQELSAIVDAVSELRTDKQAADAFADSLREQIGAVRGELQTRNQEVASVSQEVETVRSVVQETVGSLRESLSKAEADVQALMDKSATLESGVEQAVLAVRTAERQANEGAAQIKKRSDDLEARVKISEESVDSLSASVSDITTKVESLSSKYDSHESTLAAQGQAAEEAKTDARQEIEALKSSLGELQSNMGGAQATLTSKDSSLSEQVEELGKRLAALENSSTVKPEQLQSLRSLVDGLESKAAKLEGHDKAISALQKALQDTTRTLAGLSKGKKEK; encoded by the exons ATGACCGCAAAAAACCGACACAAGAGCAACTCCAGCGAGAAGAGCGCCGCATCCAGCCAGGACGATGCGTCGAAGAAAAGCCAGAAGAGCGCCGGCAACGGGACGAGTGGCCCCGGACCTCAGGGGCCACGGTCAGGCGGCTGTCTCGGCCTCATCGCCACCGCACTGTTTTATTTGGCCTTGATAGGCGCTGCGGGGTTCGCTGCCTTTTATTTACAACAAGCAATGGAGGAAATGCGCCAAACGAGCGCCAGGCACGAAGAGAGCGCACGGCAGAGCGCAGAGCTGGGCAGTAAAATGGAGAGCGTCGTCCAACAG GTGGAGGCTCTGAGGAGTGTTGTGGACGGGCTGGAGTCATCGGTGGGCATCACACGGGTGGAGCTGGAGGGGGCCATCAGCCGGATGAAGAGGGGCGAGGTGGAGACGAGGAGAGTGGAGGATGCCCTTCAGAAGCTCCAGAACGATCTACTCAGGGACCTGTCAGAGGGCATCAACGAGGTGAAGGAGGCCCGAGAGAGGGACTTCTCCTCTCTGGAGAGGACAGTGGAGGAGCGTCTGGCTGAGGTGAGTCAGTCCATCACCGCCAGCGTGACGGAGTTCACCGAAGCTCAGGGCGAGGCTCAGAGCCAGCTGGCCGACCTGAAGGCCCGGCTGGGTGAGATGGAAGACCCCGTGCTCATCAAGCAGGAGCTCTCTGCCATTGTTGATGCTGTCAGTGAACTCAGAACAGACAAGCAGGCCGCCGATGCCTTCGCCGATTCACTCAGGGAACAGATAGGTGCTGTGAGGGGAGAGCTCCAGACTCGTAACCAGGAAGTTGCCTCAGTGTCTCAGGAAGTTGAAACGGTGAGGTCGGTAGTGCAGGAGACTGTTGGGAGTCTGAGGGAGTCGCTGTCTAAAGCAGAGGCTGATGTCCAGGCTCTGATGGACAAAAGCGCGACGCTGGAGAGCGGCGTGGAGCAGGCCGTCTTAGCTGTTCGCACTGCGGAGAGGCAGGCGAATGAAGGAGCTGCTCAGATCAAGAAAAGATCGGACGACCTGGAGGCCAGAGTTAAAATATCAGAGGAGAGTGTAGATTCACTGTCAGCATCAGTGTCAGACATCACCACCAAAGTGGAATCACTATCCAGCAAATACGACAGCCACGAGAGCACTCTGGCTGCACAAGGGCAGGCTGCAGAGGAAGCCAAAACTGACGCGCGGCAGGAGATCGAGGCACTGAAGAGCAGTTTGGGGGAGCTGCAGTCCAACATGGGCGGTGCCCAGGCCACGCTGACGTCGAAGGACTCCAGCCTGAGTGAGCAGGTGGAGGAGTTGGGGAAGAGGCTCGCTGCTCTGGAGAACAGCAGCACCGTGAAGCCGGAGCAGCTGCAGAGCTTAAGGAGCTTGGTGGACGGCTTGGAGAGCAAAGCAGCCAAGCTAGAGGGCCACGACAAGGCCATTTCTGCTCTTCAGAAAGCTCTGCAGGACACCACACGGACACTGGCCGGCTTATCCAAAGGCAAGAAGGAAAAGTAG
- the ikbip gene encoding inhibitor of nuclear factor kappa-B kinase-interacting protein isoform X1: MPSEVKQRKKSPKQSDEVSAANGKDEAHKVKTEAGNNSGTNKTSSGLDIRSIMCLLSLAACGALSWVVLQQNERFSKIEEKYKILHGRTSSLFDMEEEVLKVSKKLAASEDDLQEALSTVSLAKRLQQDISTLHATVMAMQDDENSASRDLQTVNAHFLNVTETWQERLAAITSDLAALKAESRDAHSGATERVNEAERRARVLAKRLEELEDSTKRNARALERTEEDDTKRTQGQLDWNTKQIHNLEEQISSLTKREAELNSELQEHIPRVQECEEHLPQVEEAVRSILRLGSDLSGAEKRLEEVTLQVFGTEDSMLKALNEILEIRQELDTLQAQNSILKMKNELSVVKEAVRELTMVLRENTVDSQKDPDAVEEERWKDEEWEKDDEDEMTERLYDDFTE; encoded by the exons ATGCCTTCTGAGgtgaagcagaggaaaaagTCACCAAAGCAAAGTGATGAAGTGTCGGCTGCGAATGGCAAAGATGAAGCCCATAAAGTGAAGACAGAAGCTGGGAACAACTCGGGAACAAATAAAACGTCCTCGGGTTTGGATATTAGAAGTATTATGTGCTTGTTGTCGCTTGCAGCGTGCGGGGCTCTGAGCTG GgtggtgctgcagcagaacGAGAGGTTCTCCAAAATTGAAGAAAAGTACAAAATTTTACACGGAAGGACTTCGAGTCTGTTCGACATGGAGGAAGAAGTGCTGAAGGTTTCCAAAAAG CTTGCCGCTTCTGAGGATGACCTACAGGAGGCACTCTCCACTGTCTCCTTGGCAAAACGACTCCAGCAGGACATCTCCACCCTCCACGCCACCGTCATGGCGATGCAGGACGATGAGAACTCTGCCTCCCGTGACCTGCAGACGGTCAACGCCCATTTCCTCAACGTGACGGAGACGTGGCAGGAGCGTCTGGCCGCCATCACCTCTGACCTGGCTGCCCTTAAGGCCGAGTCACGAGACGCTCACAGTGGAGCCACCGAGAGGGTGAACGAGGCCGAGCGGAGGGCCCGGGTGCTGGCGAAGCGGTTGGAGGAGCTCGAGGACAGTACGAAGAGGAACGCCCGAGCTCTGGAGCGCACTGAGGAGGATGACACCAAGAGAACGCAGGGTCAGCTGGACTGGAACACCAAGCAGATCCACAACCTGGAGGAGCAGATCAGCAGCCTGACCAAGAGGGAGGCTGAGCTCAACTCTGAGCTGCAGGAGCACATTCCCCGGGTGCAGGAGTGTGAAGAGCACCTGCCGCAGGTAGAGGAGGCGGTGCGCTCCATCCTGAGGCTGGGGTCTGACCTGAGCGGGGCGGAGAAACGGCTGGAGGAGGTGACGCTACAGGTGTTTGGGACTGAGGACAGCATGCTGAAAGCACTGAATGAAATCCTGGAGATCCGACAGGAGCTGGACACCCTGCAGGCTCAAAACAGCATCCTTAAGATGAAGAATGAGTTGTCGGTGGTAAAAGAGGCGGTCCGTGAACTCACCATGGTGCTGAGGGAAAATACAGTTGACAGCCAAAAGGACCCTGACGCTGTGGAGGAAGAAAGATGGAAAGACGAGGAGTGGGAAAAAGATGACGAGGATGAGATGACTGAACGTCTTTATGATGATTTCACTGAATGA
- the arfgap3 gene encoding ADP-ribosylation factor GTPase-activating protein 3: protein MSEPSKQDISAIFKRLRSITTNKVCFDCSAKNPSWASITYGVFLCIDCSGTHRSLGVHLSFIRSTELDFNWSWFQLRCMQVGGNVNAISFFNQHGCTTSAANAKYNSRAAQLYREKIKTLATQATRRHGTELWLDSQAPLSPTSPDDKQVDFFSLHSQTVPENLNTPQMNLSSSTSEKPLTAEKQEDKNGNLEEGPSVDLLSVSPKANPEPSSFLKKKPTAAKKTLASKKGGLGAQKVSSKSFSELEKKAQAADKLREKEEGGAAAATKNTQPEESIAPSLRLAYKDLEQQRKMEEQKLKGLEGKKKEQAERLGMGLGIRSGVSHSVTSDMHIIQQENPRGTKATKGRRFTEDNDDGSFSSRILSRFEDQTETSDNFSSQWDDRGEGAGWMKESKKPEPDFYLTSTMSSLDDRPTSRRKPEPVSDSGEARKKFGDMKAISSDMYFGKQDNSEYEAKSRLERLSGSAAISSADLFDDPKKQTGASSYRLTNVLPNAPDMSQLKLGVRSVAGKLSVMASGVVSTIQDHYGS from the exons ATGTCGGAGCCCAGCAAACAGGACATTTCTGCCATATTCAAGCGACTTCGCTCCATTACTACGAATAAG GTTTGCTTTGACTGCTCAGCTAAAAACCCCAGCTGGGCCAGCATCACCTATGGTGTGTTCCTATGTATAGATTGCTCTGGGACGCACAGGTCTCTTGGCGTGCACCTGTCCTTTATCAG GTCGACTGAGCTGGATTTCAATTGGTCGTGGTTTCAGCTAAGATGCATGCAAGTGGGAGGCAATGTCAATGCG atttcatttttcaaCCAACATGGCTGCACAACCAGTGCTGCCAATGCCAAGTACAACAGCCGAGCTGCTCAGCTGTACAGAGAGAAGATAAAGACTTTAGCCACACAAGCTACCAGACGCCACGGCACAGAG TTGTGGCTTGACAGTCAGGCTCCTCTCTCCCCAACATCACCAGACGACAAGCAGGTGGATTTCTTCAGTCTGCATTCACAG ACTGTTCCTGAAAATCTCAACACACCCCAAATGAATCTCAGCTCCTCCACATCAGAGAAGCCTTTGACTGCggaaaaacaggaagacaaaaaTG GTAATCTAGAGGAGGGTCCCAGTGTGGACTTGCTGAGTGTTTCTCCAAAAGCAAATCCAG AGCCTTCCTCTTTTCTTAAGAAGAAGCCAACTGctgcaaagaaaaca TTGGCCTCTAAGAAAGGTGGTCTGGGCGCTCAGAAGGTTAGCAGTAAGAGCTTCTCAGAGTTGGAGAAGAAGGCTCAAGCTGCAGACaagctcagagagaaagaagagggtggtgctgctgctgccactaaGAATACTCAACCTGAGgaatccat TGCTCCATCCCTGCGACTGGCCTATAAAGATcttgagcagcagaggaaaatgGAGGAGCAGAAGTTGAAGGGCTTAgaggggaagaagaaggagcaggcTGAGCGACTGGGCATGGGTCTGGGCATCAGGAG TGGAGTGTCTCACTCTGTGACCTCGGACATGCACATCATCCAGCAGGAGAATCCACGCGGGACCAAGGCCACTAAAGGACGACGGTTCACTGAGGATAATGATGACGGCTCCTTCAGCTCTAG GATCTTGTCCCGGTTTGAGGATCAAACAGAGACCTCTGATAATTTCTCCTCGCAGTGGGATGATAGAGGGGAGGGAGCCGGCTGGATGAAGGAGAGCAAGAAACCAGAGCCAGACTTCTACTTGACCTCCACTATGTCATCACTGGATGACAG GCCCACATCCAGAAGAAAACCAGAGCCAGTGTCAGACTCCGGAGAAGCACGGAAAAAGTTTGGAGATATGAAAGCCATCTCTTCTGACATGTACTTTGGAAAGCAGGATAACTCTGAG TACGAAGCAAAATCACGACTGGAAAGACTTTCTGGGAGTGCTGCAATAAGTTCAGCCGACCTCTTTGATGATCCAAAGAAACAGACTGGTG CGAGTTCATACCGTCTGACCAACGTGCTGCCCAATGCTCCCGACATGTCGCAACTCAAACTAGGAGTGCGCTCAGTCGCCGGAAAACTCTCCGTCATGGCCAGTGGTGTAGTTAGCACTATTCAG GATCACTACGGTTCCTGA